The segment CGACAAACTGAATTTTTTAGAGCCGATCTCGGTCGGTGATCATGTCATTCTAAAAGCGTCCGTAAACTTTACAGGAAGATCGTCTATGGAAATAGGCGTCCAAGTGTCTAAAGAAAATCCCTACACCGGCGTCGTGGTGAGAGCTACGACCGCTTATCTTACTTTTGTCGCCCTGGATGAAAACAAAAAACCCTGTCCAATTCCGAGACTCCAACCCGAAACCAATTTGGAAATCCGTAGATATGAGAATGCAATTTTAAGGCAGGAATCGAACCGCGAACTTCTCCGCAAGATTAAAGAAAAAGGAAGTTCCTGAAATCCTATCGTGCATCAAAGTGAGAGTCCGCTGATCTTCCCTATTTGTTGTATATATACGGTTTTCATAATAGCGATTCCTGCCGGATCCGGGTGTATCGGATCAGTTTGAGGATATAAAGGAATGGTGTTCTCGTTTTGTAAAAAGGGGGTTTCCATATCCGCAATCGGATGCACAGTTGCAAGCTTCTTCAAATACGTATTGATCTGCAAAACTCCGGCCCTGAAACCGGTATCTAAAGGCGGCGGTAGTACGGTAATAAGAAAAATCGCGTCGGTTCGAACGGAAAGATTCGATAAAAGTCGATCGTAATTCGCGGGAAATTGACTTGTCGGATACGAGGAAACGTCATTGGTTCCCAGTTCAATGATTATAATTTTCGGAGAATTCGTAAGGGCACGATCGATATTTTGCAGCCAGTCGGGTACGGTGCTGCCTGTCACGCAAACGTTTAGAACCTGAAAATGGGAACCTAAGCCGTCGGACAAATCAAAGGCTTGAGATCGTTCGCACAAAGAATCGCCGATTACGGAAACGGGAATGCTGCCACCCTGGGGAAGTAAGGTGGTTAAATCCGGTGTATGTTTTTCGGAATAGCAATCAATGCACAAAAGAAACGACATCAAGGCTAGAATAAATTCGGATCGTTTCATCGTTTATCGTCGGAGATAAATTACCGCTTCCGCTTTTACGAGCTTTCTTGGAGTCGACGGTTCGACAGAGACGCTTCTTATTTTAAACTTATTCGAATTTTCTTCGAGAAACCGTTGAATATGTTCGTTTCGTTTTTGACCTTCGGAAAAGACAAAGGCGTCGATCGTCTGCAAAGTCGGAAGAAACTCATTCGACGGAATCGGCAATTCGCCCGGAATAAACTCAAGTATCTTAGAATCAGGTAGACCTTCGACAAGATGGAAATACGGATCCGGAATCGCCTGAAGATACACTCGCTTGGAGCCCTCTAATTCCGCCAATAACGCCTTCGAGAATTTCGCATTCAAATCGAATTCCGGGTTTGCAAAGCCGATTTTTCTATATGCATAAAACAAGATAAACAAATTGCAAAAAACCAATAACCCGGCGACATATTGGATTCTCCTGCTTCTGATCCTGTCAAAGAAAAAGCCGCCTAAAGCGGAAAGCGGAAGACACAAATACATTACATAATAATATTCCGTGGAAAGAAATAAGAAAGCAAGAACGGTCGATAACCAGAGTAAAAGGAAGAACGTTAGATTCTTTCTTTCTAACAATTCTTTTCGAACGACCCAAACTCCTAATAGAAGAGCCAGATAAAACCAAAGTCGGGAACCTGGACTCTCGTATCCTCCTAGCAAAACTTTCACTTTTGTTAATGGAGAAAACGTTTGCAACAATTCACGCTTTCTCCCGAATTGCGCTCCGAATTGAATGATAAACAATTCCCAATCCGGGTAAATCCAGATTGCCCATGCGATTAATGGAAGACTTCCTCCCACCCAAAACGTCCAAATATTCCAAGCCTTAGCGCGGTGAATTAGAAAGAGCACCGGAATTCCGAAAACCGCGCCGAACGGATGAGACAGAAAAGAAAGGCCTAAAAAGAATCCCGATCCGAACCCTTCCAAAAAAGTAAGTTCATTCTTCGCTTCTCCGTTCCAGCTGACTTTTCTTGCCAAAACAAAAATGGATGCCAAAGCCCAAAACAGACAGAGCGCTTCCATCCGCGCCGTCCAACCAACTCTAAGAAAAAGAAGATCCGTAATGAGCAACAGGCAAGCGCCTAATCTTGCTCGTGGTGAAAAGCCGATTTCTTTTAACAAAAACCAGAACAGCCATACGGAGCCGAGAGACACAAGAGCGGAAAACTGGCGAATAACTTCCAGTCCTCCCCCGAAAAAGGAAAGGACTGCACCGTTTAAAATAAAGAATAAAGGAGGCACCCATAGCGTTTTATACTCCATTCCCCGAATCAAGCCTTCGAGAACGAGAGTGCGAAAAGTCCCATGAGTCGCAAAATCCATGGATGGAGAATAAAAAAGAACTTCGTCCGGCCAGGTGGGCGGAAATTCTTTACCAGAAAGTCCGAATGCGAATAAATAAAGAATTGATAAGATGACTAATCCGAAGAGAGAAACTATTCCTGAGATTCGGTCGGATTTAGGTTGGAATTCGGGGGACTTCATCGGTTCCAGTTACGGTCCCCCTATAAATTTATTTAAGCGTCGCGACTGCTTCTTGCTCGGTTTCGAAAACTTCGAACAAATCGAGTAATTCCACTACATCGAACACTTTTTTTACATTCGGCGTAATGCAACAAAGCTTAAGCTTACGACTTTGCTTTTCCAATTCGCGTACCATTCCGACGAAGATCCTGATCCCGGAGGAAGAAATGTACGAGATATTTTGCAAATTAATTATGATGTCTCCTAAACCCGCTTGAACGTCGTCTAAGAGTTTCGCTTCAACCTCGTCGGAATGGGTAATATCTAACCGGCCGTCCAATTGAACGAGGGTATGTTTCCCGATTTTTTTGGTCTTAATTTCCAAGTGAGGCTCCCGCTAACGTCTGGAAAAGCGTGCCCTAATCAATCTTTTCCTCTTTAAAAAAAGGGATTAGAAACGCTCGTCCGAGACTAAAATAGGGAGGAAATGGGGTTTTACAACAAATTTTTAGGGTTTCCGGTTATTCCGACTTACGCGGCGACACCCAGAATTTCCTCTAATGGAAACATTTTTCCGACCGGGGGATTTCTTGCAGGACCCAGCAATTCTTGAACCGATCTCTTTGAAGAAAACCCCATATACTCTCGGGTTCTTTCCACCCCCCAACCTGCTTCGATCAAATGGACCGCCAGTGATCTCCGTAATCGAATTACGCTCACGGAAAGCCCGCACACCTCTTCTAACTTTGAAAACATTTTTTGAATGGTTCGCGGATGAACCCGTCCACTCCTACCCGAAAATAAGAATGCGTCTTCTGATTTTCCCCTAGTAGCAAACCATAAATCCCTTTGCAGCGGAATGGGGATCTGGAGCGTTCTGCTCCTTAATTTTTGCGAATGCCTAATTGTGATTTGATTTTTCGCCCAATCTAAATCCCGAACCTCGAGAAAAACTAATTCAGTTATAAGTAATCCGAAAGAATAAATCATTCGAAGCCAAAGATAATGATTTTCATTACTTTTGGCTGCATCAAAAAGTCGTCGCAGCTCAGGTTTAGTTAAAAAACCCGGGTAATTTTTATCTTCAAGTTCAGATCGATCCGGTTTTTGGAAAAATTCTGATGAAACCATTTCAATTTCCTATATATTAGTTTTTTGCTTTTTGATGGAATATCTAAAAATGGAAGGTCAAGAAAAGTAAAATTTAAGGGAAATTGCCGAAGTCACGCGGAAAAGCCATTACCGACCAACGGAATTGCCTTGCGATAGAATAACTATTCCGGGACAAATCTTGAATTTTACTTGCAGTTTATTTCATCACTATTGCTAGAAATCAGAGTTGTAACTGAATATCCCATTTTTTCCCGAAACCTTGGGTAAATTCGAAAAACGTCATAAAAATGTTATCGTCTTTTAACCAAAGCTTAGTCCGATACAAGTTATGAAAAATTTCCTGGAAGCCGCTCTATTTGCTCTCCATTGCCAAAGCTCCGAACCTCCACGGGTTCAAGAAACAGAAATTCTACTTTCATTACCCGACAAAGAGATCCCAGCAATCCTTTACACGCCTAAAAATGACTCGAAAGGAACAATCTTAGCCGTCAACGGTCTCGCCTATTTAGGAAATAAAGACCCGAGATTTGCCGCGGTTTGCCAAGCCGCTTGTGCAGTCGGTTATACCGTGATCTCTCCTCTGCTGAAAGAGGTGACCGAGTTTCGAATCGAAAAAGAGACGATTCGCACAATAGAAGATATGATCATAAGCGTGTCTTCCGATCCGGTTTATTGTCCCCAAGGAAAACTCTCCTATATTGCTCCTTCATTTTCCGGAAGTATGGGATTGATTGCCGCCTCTAACCCTGAAATTTCGGATCGTATCGAATCCATTTTAACGATCGGCGCTTATTGCGACGTCGCATCTACATTGGATTATTTAATGACCTCGCCGGACGGAGACGAGTACGGTCGGATGATTTTACTTTATAATTTTATAAAATATGGAATCGGCGAGAATAAGGAAGTTGAGAAAGCGATTAAGGCCTGCGTTTTAGACGGAAGCTATGGAAGAGAGATGTTGGAATTACCCGGGATACTCGAATCTATAAAATCCATGAATCGAAAAATTTTCGAGGAATTAAGAGACGATCCGACTTACAGACAAAAGATTTGGCGTAAGATCCTTGACAATGCGGGAAAAAAAGCGTCTTTCCTAAAGGATTTACAGGTAAAAGATAAGCTAGATTCTATCTCCTGTCCGATTTCAATCGTCCATGGGCTCGGGGATAAGGTGGTCCCGCCGGCGGAAGCAGTAATTATGGCTGAGGCGTTATCAAGTAAAAAAGTAAAGCTCGTATTAACTCCGCTAATTTCTCATGGAGATGTCGGAATTTCCTTAAAGACTATTCCTGCTATATTCGATTTAATTAATGGATTTGCGTTCTTTTTCAAACATATCGGTCAATCCGGAACTTCGCACGAAAAAAAGGCGGACCGAGAGACGGTCGCCGCATAACGAACAGGGGGTAAATTCGCATATCGTCCCGTCCGCTGCGCTGAGGACGGAAAATTCGAATCCGCCCTAGTTTCGTTCTACTGGAGAAATATCGACGTTGATCCAATATTCGTCTCCGTAATCGAAGAAAAGCTCTTCCCCGGCTCGAATTTTTCGAAGAGCTTCGAAGCGCGCCGTCTTCCATCGAGTAGATACGACTAATTTAATATTCGGTTTTGTGCTATGGTTAATGTAACGGGTATAGTTGGACTTTTTACCTTCCCCGTAAATCCAATGATCCTTACAGATCCAAAGTAAGTATTTCGATTCACAATATTTGGACGAGTTTGCCGATTTATCATCCAAAACTCGACCGGTATAGAAGCCGACCGTATCTCCTTTTTGAACGTCTTCCTTTGGAAAAAGACCCATTCCTATGCCGGGAATATGAGATTCCCGAATCTCGAAGTCTGCTTCAATAAATATTCGACGGCGACTACGTTTACGTTGCACTTGCATCTTCGAAATACTACTCTCCTAAAAGATAATGGCTTTTGTCCCAATGAATAGGACGGCTCCACTTTGTCTATCCTCTATTCATTTATCGATATATCTATGTTTTGCTATAAGAGATATAGACGTATATTCGATTCGAATTACTTAAGTAAGGCATCGACAATAGGTAAGCCTCGGATACCAATAGGTTTATTCGTTCGATATGGAAAACAATTTAAAAGGGAAACGGCTTGTCTCATAAACATCTGCGATGTTTTCTTCCTATAGAATGGAAAAACCGTATAGAAAGAACGTCGGAATGGTCGTCTTTAATTCAAAAGGAGACGTACTGGTAGGGGAACGAACTAACTTCCAGGGATCCTGGCAATTCCCGCAAGGGGGAATAGACGACGAAGAAAGTTCCGAAGAAGCCGCACAACGCGAACTTTATGAGGAAGTCGGTATTCAAAACGGTATTATAATCTACGAATTCCCCGAGTGGATCCAATACGACTTCCCTGAAAGCCTTAGCCTGAATAAGCACTTAAAGAAGTTCAGAGGACAATCGCAAAAATGGTTCCTATTTTATTGGAATGGAGTCGCGGAAGATTGCCGATTGGACGTGCATGAACGCGAATTCGAAAGGGTTCGTTTCATTCCTATTCGCGATTGTCTCACGACCGTCGTTCCATTTAAACGCGATGTCTACGAAAAACTTGTTATGGAATTTGAACCTAAAATTAGATCTTATTTATCAAGAGGCCCCTTACTTTGACCGAACATTCCATATATACACCGGAGTCCGGTCCTCCCATTCCGGATCCAAGACTTCGCACACTTTTTTTAAAATTAGGTGAGGAAAAATTACGGAGTTTAGTCGACGATTTTTACGGAAAAATACCCGCGAGTCCCATAGCTTGGATGTTTCCAGAAAATTTAGAGTCTAGCATACAAAAGTCCGCCGATTTTTTAATTCAAGTAGTGGGTGGGCCGCCTTATTATGTAGAGAGATACGGGCCGCCTAGAATGAGAGCAAGGCATCTTGCCTTCCCTATAGATGAAAAATCTCGAAGAGCTTGGCTTTCTTGTTACCGTGAAGCGATTCAAAACTGGGAAGTAGATCAAGAATCGAAAGATATCGTTTGGGAATTTCTTCAAGGGTTCTCGGCTTGGATGGTAAACAAGGCATGAAACAAAGGATTTCTTGTTTCAAATTCGACGCTGATTAATAGAATATTCTTTTTTAGGAGGGTGAATGGCAAGTAAGAACCAAACTAGAGCTAAAATTAGAGTGCGAGGAGCCGTTCAAGGAGTGGGATTTCGCTACTTCGTTTTACAACGGGCACAGGAATGCAGACTCACCGGCTACACAATGAATCTTCCTTCCGGCGAAGTCGAAGTAGTCGTTGAAGGAGACAAAGTCTTTATAGAAGATCTATACAAGGCAGTCCAACGAGGTCCGTCTAAAGCTAGAGTCGTCGAAGCAACGATCCAATGGGAAGAGGCCAAAGGGAATTTTAGAACCTTTGAAATCAAGCGTTAAACAACGGATTAAATTACTGACGAATCGATTCTTTGGGGCAAAAATGGCCTATATGAAGAAGGTGAAACAGGCGTTTCTCCGAAAAGATAACGTTAATCTTTTCTTCCAAGCTCTGTTATTTTTCTTATTATTCTTTCAAAATTCCGGCATAGTCGGAGTTAATCTAGTTCAATCCGGCACCGAACCGCTCTCTCCTATTTATATTGTTCAAGAAGATAAGGGAATCCTCCGTTTAGTTTCCGTATCCCCAACGAACGGAAAAACCAAATTAATCTATACGGGAGCGTTGGAGAAAGGGCTCCCGATATTTCGTAAGCAGAATTATATATTATTTAAGACTCGTAAGGAACTCTTTCTACTAAACCTAACATCAGGGAAAGGTAAAGCCGTTCCGGGTTCTAAGGATGCGTTTCCGGGAAATTCCGGTTTTTTTCGGGGAAAGCCTTGGCTTTTGTTCTCACGAAAAACTAGCGAGCGATGGGAAACGGTCGTCTTTGATTATGAGAAAGAAAAGGAAGTGAGCGTCGCACCCGGACTCCAGCCGTTTATATCGGCAGATCAAAATTACGTTTTTTTGGTGGGGAACGAGGTTAAATATTCTGAGCACGGCGAAGACTCGACTCGAGTTCCGATTCATAAATTTTCAACTGAAACCGGCATAATAGCTACGTTAGCATGGATCGAAACAGGAAAAGAAAAATTACAAATTCTAGATGTATATTCCTTAATAGAAGACCTTGTAGTCGTTCGTGCCGCCACCGAAAAGGAAAATAAACTGTATATTTTGGGGGCCTCGCAAGGCGAGTTAGTTAAGTTGGACAGACCCTTTTATCCCCCGAAAACGGAGGGGAATTCGAAGGAACAATTTAGTCTTAGCGTCGGAACGGACGGCAGAACGGTTGCTTTTACGGAACGTTCGGAAGGAAAATCCAGTTATATAGTTGTCGTCGATTTGATCGCTAAACGTAGATTCGAATCCTCTTACCTAGGTTCCTTCCCGGTTGTTAAGAACGGCTATGCATATTTTTTAGGAGATCCGAATATTGTAAACGGTAGTAAGGATGGCGAATATAAACCGTACACTAGCTTTACTTTGTATGCATTAGATTA is part of the Leptospira broomii serovar Hurstbridge str. 5399 genome and harbors:
- a CDS encoding acyl-CoA thioesterase yields the protein MEIVKTPRDSAVETRHIVMPDHANHYGTLFGGVLMSWIDLIAVMVAQRHCGREAVTASVDKLNFLEPISVGDHVILKASVNFTGRSSMEIGVQVSKENPYTGVVVRATTAYLTFVALDENKKPCPIPRLQPETNLEIRRYENAILRQESNRELLRKIKEKGSS
- a CDS encoding SGNH/GDSL hydrolase family protein — translated: MKRSEFILALMSFLLCIDCYSEKHTPDLTTLLPQGGSIPVSVIGDSLCERSQAFDLSDGLGSHFQVLNVCVTGSTVPDWLQNIDRALTNSPKIIIIELGTNDVSSYPTSQFPANYDRLLSNLSVRTDAIFLITVLPPPLDTGFRAGVLQINTYLKKLATVHPIADMETPFLQNENTIPLYPQTDPIHPDPAGIAIMKTVYIQQIGKISGLSL
- a CDS encoding ArnT family glycosyltransferase, with the translated sequence MKSPEFQPKSDRISGIVSLFGLVILSILYLFAFGLSGKEFPPTWPDEVLFYSPSMDFATHGTFRTLVLEGLIRGMEYKTLWVPPLFFILNGAVLSFFGGGLEVIRQFSALVSLGSVWLFWFLLKEIGFSPRARLGACLLLITDLLFLRVGWTARMEALCLFWALASIFVLARKVSWNGEAKNELTFLEGFGSGFFLGLSFLSHPFGAVFGIPVLFLIHRAKAWNIWTFWVGGSLPLIAWAIWIYPDWELFIIQFGAQFGRKRELLQTFSPLTKVKVLLGGYESPGSRLWFYLALLLGVWVVRKELLERKNLTFFLLLWLSTVLAFLFLSTEYYYVMYLCLPLSALGGFFFDRIRSRRIQYVAGLLVFCNLFILFYAYRKIGFANPEFDLNAKFSKALLAELEGSKRVYLQAIPDPYFHLVEGLPDSKILEFIPGELPIPSNEFLPTLQTIDAFVFSEGQKRNEHIQRFLEENSNKFKIRSVSVEPSTPRKLVKAEAVIYLRR
- a CDS encoding STAS domain-containing protein, encoding MEIKTKKIGKHTLVQLDGRLDITHSDEVEAKLLDDVQAGLGDIIINLQNISYISSSGIRIFVGMVRELEKQSRKLKLCCITPNVKKVFDVVELLDLFEVFETEQEAVATLK
- a CDS encoding tyrosine-type recombinase/integrase, whose amino-acid sequence is MVSSEFFQKPDRSELEDKNYPGFLTKPELRRLFDAAKSNENHYLWLRMIYSFGLLITELVFLEVRDLDWAKNQITIRHSQKLRSRTLQIPIPLQRDLWFATRGKSEDAFLFSGRSGRVHPRTIQKMFSKLEEVCGLSVSVIRLRRSLAVHLIEAGWGVERTREYMGFSSKRSVQELLGPARNPPVGKMFPLEEILGVAA
- a CDS encoding alpha/beta hydrolase, producing MKNFLEAALFALHCQSSEPPRVQETEILLSLPDKEIPAILYTPKNDSKGTILAVNGLAYLGNKDPRFAAVCQAACAVGYTVISPLLKEVTEFRIEKETIRTIEDMIISVSSDPVYCPQGKLSYIAPSFSGSMGLIAASNPEISDRIESILTIGAYCDVASTLDYLMTSPDGDEYGRMILLYNFIKYGIGENKEVEKAIKACVLDGSYGREMLELPGILESIKSMNRKIFEELRDDPTYRQKIWRKILDNAGKKASFLKDLQVKDKLDSISCPISIVHGLGDKVVPPAEAVIMAEALSSKKVKLVLTPLISHGDVGISLKTIPAIFDLINGFAFFFKHIGQSGTSHEKKADRETVAA
- a CDS encoding SET domain-containing protein-lysine N-methyltransferase; the protein is MQVQRKRSRRRIFIEADFEIRESHIPGIGMGLFPKEDVQKGDTVGFYTGRVLDDKSANSSKYCESKYLLWICKDHWIYGEGKKSNYTRYINHSTKPNIKLVVSTRWKTARFEALRKIRAGEELFFDYGDEYWINVDISPVERN
- a CDS encoding RNA pyrophosphohydrolase — its product is MEKPYRKNVGMVVFNSKGDVLVGERTNFQGSWQFPQGGIDDEESSEEAAQRELYEEVGIQNGIIIYEFPEWIQYDFPESLSLNKHLKKFRGQSQKWFLFYWNGVAEDCRLDVHEREFERVRFIPIRDCLTTVVPFKRDVYEKLVMEFEPKIRSYLSRGPLL
- a CDS encoding globin domain-containing protein, whose protein sequence is MTEHSIYTPESGPPIPDPRLRTLFLKLGEEKLRSLVDDFYGKIPASPIAWMFPENLESSIQKSADFLIQVVGGPPYYVERYGPPRMRARHLAFPIDEKSRRAWLSCYREAIQNWEVDQESKDIVWEFLQGFSAWMVNKA
- a CDS encoding acylphosphatase produces the protein MASKNQTRAKIRVRGAVQGVGFRYFVLQRAQECRLTGYTMNLPSGEVEVVVEGDKVFIEDLYKAVQRGPSKARVVEATIQWEEAKGNFRTFEIKR